From the genome of Sulfitobacter sp. DSM 110093, one region includes:
- a CDS encoding MipA/OmpV family protein — protein MRLAISLPLASCLALVAALPVAAQDRSFNFALRGGVGAAPDYPGASSYRATPDLAFTFGSLEWGGRKIGTNIGEAPKTGFGFTGAFRYLGERDSSDHSELAGLEDIDAAVELGFGVVYREVNWQVFGKVRRGFGGHEGVTGDIGADVIFRPDERWTITAGPRFSLGNDTYADTYFGVDTATPTLAAYEADGGLLGAGFEVEATYRLDEAWALEGAVAYQRLLNDAGDSPITQAGSDDQWTMRFGVSRAFNWRF, from the coding sequence ATGCGCCTCGCCATTTCTCTGCCCCTTGCTTCTTGTCTCGCTCTGGTTGCCGCGCTGCCGGTGGCGGCGCAGGACCGTTCATTCAACTTCGCACTGCGCGGCGGGGTGGGGGCGGCACCTGATTATCCGGGCGCCAGCAGCTACCGCGCGACGCCTGATTTGGCCTTTACCTTCGGCTCGCTCGAATGGGGCGGGCGCAAGATCGGCACCAACATCGGCGAAGCGCCTAAAACCGGTTTCGGCTTTACCGGCGCGTTTCGGTATCTGGGCGAACGTGACAGTTCCGATCACTCGGAACTGGCGGGGCTTGAGGATATCGACGCTGCGGTCGAACTGGGCTTTGGCGTGGTCTACCGCGAAGTGAACTGGCAAGTCTTCGGCAAGGTGCGCCGCGGGTTTGGCGGGCATGAGGGTGTGACCGGTGACATCGGCGCTGACGTGATCTTCCGCCCCGATGAGCGTTGGACCATCACCGCAGGCCCGCGTTTCAGCCTTGGCAATGACACCTATGCCGACACCTACTTCGGCGTCGACACGGCCACACCGACCTTGGCGGCCTATGAGGCCGATGGCGGTCTGCTGGGGGCGGGCTTCGAGGTCGAGGCGACCTACCGTCTGGATGAGGCATGGGCGCTTGAGGGGGCCGTGGCCTATCAACGCCTGCTGAATGATGCCGGTGACAGCCCGATCACGCAGGCCGGTTCTGATGATCAATGGACCATGCGCTTTGGTGTGAGCCGCGCGTTTAACTGGCGGTTCTAA
- a CDS encoding malic enzyme, translating to MGDKIGNKKKQAKAAAKPAAKAPSSVADIKPATPRK from the coding sequence ATGGGTGACAAAATCGGCAATAAGAAGAAGCAAGCCAAGGCCGCGGCAAAACCCGCCGCCAAGGCCCCGTCCTCCGTCGCGGACATCAAGCCCGCCACGCCCCGTAAATAA
- a CDS encoding carboxynorspermidine decarboxylase, producing the protein MQTPYYLIDKANLRDNMEKIARLRALSGARCLLALKCFATWSVFDFMSEYMDGSTSSSLYEVRLGSEKFPGETHAYSVAYADHEIDEVLGHADKIIFNSIGQLDKFDTQSRGHIRGLRVNPGVSTSDFDLADPARPFSRLGEHDPAAIDAVADRITGLMFHNNCENDSFERFDEMLTLIEDRFDEVLHKMDWISLGGGIHFTGADYPLDDLALRLKSFAEAFGVQVYLEPGEAAITGAATLEVTVLDTMHNGKNLAIVDSSIEAHMLDLLIYREPAEIAPDTGDHEWMICGKSCLAGDIFGEFRFDAPLKAGDRLSFQDAAGYTMVKKNWFNGVKMPGIAVRELDGTTRMVRDFDYDDFAAALS; encoded by the coding sequence GTGCAGACACCCTATTACCTGATCGACAAGGCCAATCTCCGCGACAATATGGAGAAGATCGCCCGCCTGCGCGCGCTTTCAGGCGCACGATGCCTGCTGGCGCTCAAGTGTTTCGCCACTTGGTCGGTGTTCGACTTTATGTCGGAGTATATGGACGGCTCGACCTCCTCCTCGCTTTACGAGGTGCGGCTGGGCTCCGAGAAATTCCCCGGTGAGACGCATGCCTATTCCGTCGCCTATGCCGATCATGAGATCGACGAGGTGCTGGGCCACGCCGATAAGATCATCTTTAACTCCATCGGCCAGCTCGATAAATTCGACACGCAGTCGCGCGGGCATATCCGGGGGCTGCGGGTGAACCCCGGCGTCTCGACCTCCGACTTCGATCTGGCCGACCCCGCGCGGCCCTTTAGCCGTTTGGGTGAACACGACCCGGCGGCGATTGACGCGGTCGCAGACCGGATCACCGGGCTGATGTTTCACAACAATTGCGAGAACGACAGTTTCGAGCGTTTCGACGAGATGCTCACCTTGATCGAAGACCGCTTTGACGAAGTGCTGCACAAAATGGACTGGATCAGCCTTGGCGGCGGCATCCATTTCACCGGCGCAGACTATCCGCTTGATGATCTGGCGCTGCGGCTGAAATCCTTCGCCGAAGCCTTTGGCGTGCAGGTCTACCTTGAGCCGGGTGAGGCCGCGATTACCGGGGCGGCGACGCTGGAAGTCACCGTGCTCGACACGATGCACAACGGCAAGAACCTCGCCATCGTCGACAGCTCGATCGAGGCGCATATGCTTGACCTGTTGATCTACCGCGAACCGGCCGAGATCGCGCCCGACACCGGCGACCACGAATGGATGATCTGCGGCAAGTCCTGCCTTGCGGGCGATATCTTTGGCGAGTTCCGTTTTGACGCGCCGCTGAAGGCGGGCGACCGCCTCTCGTTCCAAGACGCTGCCGGTTACACGATGGTCAAGAAAAACTGGTTCAATGGCGTCAAAATGCCCGGCATCGCAGTGCGCGAGTTGGACGGAACCACCCGAATGGTGCGCGATTTCGACTATGACGATTTCGCCGCCGCCCTGTCGTGA
- a CDS encoding propionyl-CoA synthetase — MGYRDTYDRWQADPEAYWLEQAEAIDWDIAPTRALFDRGEHLYEWFADASVNTCYNAVDRHVEQGNGKRVAIIYDSPITGNKSTLTYSELQGHVASLAGALVAQGVEKGDRVVIYMPMVPEAVEAMLACARIGAIHSVVFGGFASSELAVRIDDCKPKAIIAASCGVEPSRVVDYKPLLDGAIEQATHKPDTCIILQRGQKPCELNPERDIDWYAAQDGVRPAPCVPVEGNHPAYILYTSGTTGAPKGVVRPTAGHLVALNWTMKNIYNVEPGEVFWAASDVGWVVGHSYICYAPLIAGNTTVVFEGKPVGTPDAGTFWRVIEEHGVSSFFTAPTAIRAVKREDPKGEEIKKYDLSSLRALYLAGERADPDTVEWAQEKLGKPVYDHWWQTETGFTIVGNPAGLETLPVKVGSPTVPMPGYDVQILDERGEPLPAGELGAIAIKLPLPPGTLPGLWNAEDRFRKSYLTTFPGYYETGDAGRIDEDGYVWIMARTDDVINVAGHRLSTGAMEEVLAGHPDVAECAVVGVSDELKGQSPVGLLCLTKGVDRSHDEIVAECVARMREQIGPVAAFKQAVVVDRLPKTRSGKILRATVVKIADGEDFKPPATIDDPAILDEIREALRGIGYPQS; from the coding sequence ATGGGATACCGCGACACCTACGACCGCTGGCAGGCCGATCCGGAAGCCTATTGGCTGGAACAGGCAGAGGCGATCGACTGGGACATCGCGCCGACGCGCGCGCTGTTTGACCGGGGCGAGCATCTCTATGAGTGGTTCGCGGATGCGAGCGTAAACACCTGCTACAACGCCGTGGACCGCCATGTGGAGCAGGGCAACGGCAAGCGCGTGGCGATCATCTATGACAGCCCGATCACCGGCAATAAATCGACCCTTACCTATAGCGAATTGCAGGGCCATGTCGCGTCGCTCGCCGGTGCTTTGGTGGCCCAAGGCGTAGAAAAAGGCGACCGCGTGGTGATCTATATGCCCATGGTCCCCGAAGCGGTTGAGGCAATGCTGGCCTGCGCGCGGATTGGCGCGATCCATTCGGTGGTCTTTGGCGGCTTTGCCTCAAGCGAGCTGGCAGTGCGGATCGACGATTGCAAACCCAAGGCGATCATCGCGGCCTCTTGCGGGGTCGAACCGTCGCGCGTGGTGGATTACAAACCCTTGCTGGACGGGGCCATCGAACAGGCCACGCATAAGCCTGACACCTGCATCATCCTGCAACGCGGCCAGAAACCCTGTGAGCTGAACCCCGAGCGGGACATCGACTGGTACGCCGCCCAAGACGGCGTGCGTCCCGCGCCCTGCGTCCCCGTTGAGGGGAACCACCCAGCCTATATCCTTTACACCTCCGGCACCACCGGCGCGCCTAAAGGCGTGGTGCGCCCCACAGCGGGGCATCTGGTGGCGCTGAACTGGACGATGAAGAACATCTATAACGTGGAACCGGGAGAGGTGTTCTGGGCCGCGTCGGACGTGGGCTGGGTCGTGGGCCACAGCTATATCTGCTACGCCCCGCTGATCGCGGGCAACACCACCGTGGTGTTCGAGGGCAAGCCCGTGGGCACCCCCGATGCGGGTACCTTCTGGCGGGTGATCGAAGAGCATGGGGTGTCGAGCTTCTTCACCGCCCCCACCGCAATCCGCGCCGTAAAACGCGAAGACCCCAAGGGCGAAGAGATCAAGAAATACGATCTGTCGAGCCTTCGCGCGCTTTACCTCGCGGGGGAACGGGCCGATCCGGATACCGTCGAATGGGCGCAAGAAAAGCTGGGCAAGCCGGTCTACGATCACTGGTGGCAGACCGAAACCGGCTTTACCATCGTTGGCAACCCCGCAGGGCTTGAAACGCTGCCGGTCAAGGTCGGCTCTCCCACCGTGCCGATGCCGGGCTATGACGTGCAAATCCTTGATGAGCGGGGCGAACCGCTCCCTGCCGGAGAGTTGGGCGCGATTGCCATCAAGCTCCCCCTGCCTCCCGGCACCCTGCCCGGCCTGTGGAACGCCGAAGACCGCTTTCGCAAATCTTACCTCACCACCTTCCCCGGCTATTATGAGACAGGCGATGCGGGCCGGATTGATGAAGACGGCTATGTCTGGATCATGGCGCGCACCGATGACGTAATCAACGTCGCGGGCCACCGCCTGTCGACCGGGGCGATGGAAGAGGTTTTGGCGGGCCACCCCGATGTGGCCGAATGCGCCGTTGTTGGGGTGAGCGATGAGCTTAAAGGGCAAAGCCCTGTGGGCCTTTTGTGCCTCACCAAAGGCGTCGACCGCTCGCATGATGAGATCGTCGCGGAATGCGTGGCCCGTATGCGCGAGCAGATTGGCCCTGTGGCGGCGTTCAAGCAGGCGGTCGTGGTGGATCGGCTGCCTAAAACACGCTCGGGCAAGATCCTGCGGGCAACGGTTGTGAAAATAGCGGATGGAGAAGATTTCAAACCGCCCGCAACCATCGACGATCCGGCAATCTTGGACGAGATTCGCGAAGCACTGAGAGGCATCGGCTACCCGCAGAGCTAA
- a CDS encoding saccharopine dehydrogenase family protein — protein sequence MKRNVLIIGAGGVAQVVAHKCAQNNDRLGELHIASRTVSKCEAIIASVHEKSAMKQDGVFKAHDVDGMDTNAVAALIKETGCQIVINVGSPFVNMTVLQACIETGAAYIDTAIHEDPTKICETPPWYGNYEWKRREACAEAGVTAILGAGFDPGMVNAFARFAVDEFMDEVKSIDIVDINAGNHGKYFSTNFDPEINFREFTGTVYSWQEGAWKENKMFEVGREWDLPVVGKQKAYMSGHDEVHSLAANYPHADVRFWMGFGDHYINVFTVLQNLGLLSEQPVTTAEGLEVVPLKVVKAVLPDPSSLAPNYTGKTCIGDLVKGVKNGEEVEVFVYNVADHKDAYNEVGSQGISYTAGVPPVAFAMLIADGTYDGGTMVNVEELDPKPLFGLLDDIGLPTRVKDGKGDRAWHEA from the coding sequence ATGAAACGCAATGTTCTTATCATCGGCGCGGGCGGCGTCGCACAGGTTGTGGCGCATAAATGCGCCCAGAATAATGATCGTTTGGGTGAGCTTCATATCGCCAGTCGCACGGTTTCCAAATGCGAGGCGATCATCGCCAGCGTGCATGAGAAAAGCGCGATGAAACAGGACGGCGTATTCAAGGCGCACGACGTCGACGGTATGGACACCAACGCTGTCGCCGCCCTGATCAAGGAAACCGGTTGCCAGATCGTGATTAACGTGGGCTCCCCCTTCGTGAACATGACCGTGCTGCAGGCCTGCATCGAAACCGGCGCCGCCTATATCGACACCGCGATCCACGAAGACCCGACCAAGATCTGCGAGACCCCGCCGTGGTACGGCAACTACGAATGGAAGCGCCGCGAAGCCTGCGCCGAAGCAGGCGTGACCGCGATTCTCGGGGCCGGGTTCGATCCGGGCATGGTCAACGCCTTCGCCCGTTTCGCGGTTGATGAGTTCATGGACGAGGTCAAATCCATCGACATCGTCGACATCAACGCGGGCAACCACGGCAAGTATTTCTCGACCAACTTCGACCCTGAGATCAACTTTCGCGAGTTCACCGGCACGGTCTACAGCTGGCAGGAAGGCGCGTGGAAAGAGAACAAGATGTTCGAAGTGGGCCGCGAATGGGATCTGCCCGTGGTCGGCAAACAAAAAGCCTATATGTCGGGCCATGATGAGGTGCATTCGCTGGCCGCGAACTACCCCCATGCCGACGTGCGCTTCTGGATGGGCTTTGGCGATCACTACATCAATGTCTTCACCGTTCTGCAAAACCTCGGCTTGCTGTCCGAACAGCCCGTGACCACCGCCGAAGGGCTTGAGGTCGTGCCGCTGAAAGTGGTGAAGGCCGTACTCCCCGACCCGTCGAGCCTTGCGCCGAACTACACCGGTAAGACCTGCATCGGTGATCTGGTGAAGGGTGTGAAGAACGGCGAAGAGGTTGAGGTTTTTGTCTACAATGTCGCCGATCACAAGGACGCCTATAACGAGGTCGGCAGCCAAGGCATTTCCTACACCGCAGGTGTGCCGCCCGTGGCCTTTGCGATGCTGATCGCCGATGGTACCTATGACGGCGGCACCATGGTCAATGTCGAAGAACTGGACCCCAAGCCGCTGTTCGGCCTGCTTGATGACATCGGCCTACCGACCCGTGTGAAAGACGGCAAAGGTGATCGCGCGTGGCACGAAGCATGA